A stretch of Ipomoea triloba cultivar NCNSP0323 chromosome 13, ASM357664v1 DNA encodes these proteins:
- the LOC116001123 gene encoding uncharacterized protein At4g02000-like → MASSVPTNGVAALTTRWADMVLEDEDEAFEPMPLADLGAAADAVATWPVVGRFLTSKMVKLEYMRQYVLDEGPWSFDNCTLVCRQVDDGVLPGNVALDTVDMWVQLHGVPVGYTSTVILEQIGNFLGKYVKGDERFVGAPWLDFYRIRVALPIDRPLKRRMKLLKRDKTWCWVTFRYERLHCYCFFCGMMGHAHRFCLKARESQLPVDQYPYGPELRAGQRQGPRAVEDSWLVPVSGPPRSEETAAEVAAGTGCIVTTVERQEADVAIMAVAKRRREGSGGGARRHAGAGNDIVMTKVPKNLHVAGSGSQTRPSS, encoded by the exons ATGGCGTCTTCAGTACCAACGAATGGTGTTGCGGCTCTCACGACAAGGTGGGCGGACATGGTTCTGGAAGATGAAGACGAGGCTTTTGAGCCGATGCCCTTGGCCGACCTGGGTGCTGCTGCGGATGCTGTCGCAACTTGGCCGGTTGTTGGACGATTTTTAACGTCAAAGATGGTGAAACTTGAGTACATGAGACAG TATGTGTTGGATGAAGGTCCATGGTCGTTCGACAATTGCACGCTTGTTTGTCGACAGGTGGATGACGGCGTCTTGCCCGGAAACGTTGCATTGGATACGGTTGATATGTGGGTGCAGCTGCACGGTGTACCCGTCGGCTATACTTCGACCGTTATCCTAGAACAGATTGGTAATTTTCTGGGTAAATACGTTAAAGGGGATGAAAGGTTTGTGGGTGCGCCATGGTTGGATTTCTACCGCATTCGGGTAGCCTTGCCGATTGATAGGCCGTTGAAGAGACGCATGAAACTCCTGAAACGCGACAAAACTTGGTGTTGGGTCACGTTCAGGTATGAGCGATTGCACTGTTACTGTTTCTTTTGTGGTATGATGGGTCACGCACACCGTTTCTGTCTGAAAGCAAGGGAGTCTCAATTACCTGTTGATCAGTATCCGTATGGCCCCGAGCTACGGGCAGGACAGCGCCAAGGGCCGAGAGCGGTAGAGGACAGCTGGCTTGTGCCGGTCAGTGGTCCGCCGCGTTCGGAAGAGACGGCGGCTGAGGTTGCTGCCGGAACAGGCTGTATTGTGACTACGGTCGAGAGGCAAGAGGCGGATGTGGCGATCATGGCTGTGGCTAAGCGGAGACGTGAGGGTTCCGGGGGCGGTGCGAGGCGGCACGCAGGTGCTGGTAATGACATTGTGATGACCAAGGTTCCAAAAAACTTGCATGTGGCAGGTTCTGGTTCACAGACCCGCCCATCATCATGA
- the LOC116002325 gene encoding protein DETOXIFICATION 56, with product MDRDRYPTFFPETRPRNLAQKILWELKVQRPIVLPLLVMNFTWFAKLSITLVFLGRLGELALAGASLGFTFANVTGFAVLNGLCCAMEPICGQAFGAKNFKLLHKTLVMAVLLLLLVSLPVAFLWLNVDRILICFGQQEDISLVAKKYLLFLLPDLVIVSFLCPLKYYLSAQSITIPIMLSTALAVALQVPMNLLLYKARGVEGVAMAFWMTDFTIMFLLDVYVVISENWKSRRWAEGGWWEQSTGDWKQLIKLAVPCCLTVSLEWWCYEILVLLTGRLHNAKQAVGIITILFNFDYVLYSVMQSLATAASVRVSNELGANNAAMARISASVSLGLGVISGILGSLATVGARGFWGALFTHEKGITRGVKKMMLILAVMEIVNFPLAVSSGIARGTARPLVGTYASVCGFYLLALPLGVILAFKLHLGLTGLFVGFIAGVTVCLVVLVVFIARNNWDEEAKKAQILACCTDEEEEAANDDKSETLPNCTD from the coding sequence ATGGATAGAGATAGATATCCAACGTTTTTCCCCGAGACAAGGCCGAGAAACCTCGCTCAAAAAATTCTTTGGGAGCTAAAGGTGCAGCGGCCAATAGTGCTTCCATTGCTGGTGATGAACTTCACTTGGTTTGCGAAGCTATCCATCACGTTGGTGTTTCTTGGGCGGCTGGGAGAGCTTGCCTTGGCCGGAGCCTCCCTCGGATTCACCTTCGCGAATGTCACCGGATTCGCAGTCTTGAATGGCCTGTGCTGCGCTATGGAGCCCATATGCGGACAGGCGTTTGGAGCTAAGAACTTCAAGCTCCTACACAAAACCCTTGTCATGGCAGTCTTGCTGCTGCTCCTAGTCTCTCTTCCTGTGGCTTTTCTGTGGCTCAATGTTGACAGAATCCTCATTTGCTTTGGCCAACAAGAAGATATTTCACTTGTAGCAAAGAAGTACCTGCTATTTCTCCTCCCTGATTTGGTGATTGTGTCGTTCTTGTGCCCTTTAAAGTACTACTTGAGTGCACAGAGCATCACCATCCCGATCATGCTAAGCACAGCTCTGGCCGTCGCTCTTCAGGTGCCGATGAACTTGTTGCTCTATAAGGCTAGAGGAGTTGAAGGGGTTGCCATGGCTTTCTGGATGACAGACTTTACAATCATGTTTCTGCTAGATGTTTATGTGGTGATATCTGAAAACTGGAAGAGCCGGAGATGGGCGGAGGGAGGGTGGTGGGAGCAAAGCACCGGCGACTGGAAACAGCTAATTAAGCTGGCCGTACCCTGCTGCCTGACTGTCAGCCTTGAGTGGTGGTGCTATGAAATATTGGTTCTCCTCACTGGCCGCCTCCATAACGCAAAGCAGGCAGTGGGGATTATCACCATTCTGTTCAACTTCGATTATGTGCTTTACTCCGTGATGCAGTCCCTGGCCACGGCTGCTTCCGTTCGCGTGTCGAATGAGCTCGGCGCAAATAATGCAGCCATGGCGCGAATCTCGGCGTCTGTGTCACTGGGCTTAGGCGTGATCTCCGGCATTCTTGGCAGTTTGGCGACGGTTGGAGCCAGGGGATTCTGGGGAGCTCTGTTCACTCATGAAAAAGGGATTACCAGAGGCGTAAAGAAGATGATGCTAATATTGGCTGTAATGGAGATAGTCAACTTTCCTTTGGCAGTTTCCAGCGGAATAGCCCGGGGAACGGCCAGACCATTGGTAGGGACGTATGCCAGTGTCTGTGGATTCTACCTGCTGGCCTTACCTCTGGGGGTGATCTTAGCTTTCAAGCTCCATCTTGGGCTCACCGGATTGTTTGTCGGATTCATCGCCGGAGTTACTGTTTGTCTGGTGGTCTTGGTGGTGTTCATTGCCAGGAACAACTGGGATGAAGAAGCTAAAAAGGCACAAATACTTGCCTGCTGCacagatgaagaagaagaagctgccAATGATGACAAATCAGAAACACTTCCCAACTGCACAGATTAA
- the LOC116002326 gene encoding ATP-dependent Clp protease ATP-binding subunit CLPT2, chloroplastic-like → MAAHCVSTVQAATAGINQFRHRNSVQLAAEELKFPCLGSPTGISLQPFKFRPFFSKHSPIKATISLSLPTSNPDAVVSLENAPKWSSKSIRSFAMAELEARKLKYLTTGTEALVMGILNEGTNFASKILWSMGITLFKVREETIRICGEANFFNFSPEHPPLTEDAQKALDWALNEKVKEGDGGEITTIHLLLGVWSQEGSPGYKVLATLGFNDEKAQELKALISKPGFKED, encoded by the exons ATGGCCGCTCACTGCGTCTCCACCGTCCAGGCTGCCACCGCCGGAATCAACCAATTCCGCCACAGAAATTCCGTCCAACTCGCAGCGGAGGAATTAAAGTTTCCCTGCCTCGGTTCTCCCACCGGAATTTCACTGCAGCCCTTCAAGTTCAGACCCTTTTTCTCGAAGCATTCACCCATCAAAGCCACAATCTCTCTCAGCCTCCCAACCTC GAATCCGGACGCAGTTGTTTCTCTAGAGAATGCTCCCAA ATGGTCATCAAAGTCGATTAGGTCGTTTGCAATGGCTGAATTGGAAGCAAGGAAGCTTAAGTATCTTACAACAGGGACAGAAGCTCTCGTCATGGGTATTTTAAATGAGG GGACTAATTTTGCTTCCAAAATTTTGTGGTCCATGGGTATTACCCTTTTCAAAGTGCGTGAAGAAACAATCAGGATTTGCGGGGAAGCTAACTTTTTTAATTTCAGTCCTGAACATCCCCCCTTGACCGAAGATGCACAAAAGGCCCTTGATTGGGCTCTTAATGAGAAGGTCAAAGAAG GAGATGGCGGAGAGATTACAACTATTCATTTACTACTTGGAGTTTGGTCACAAGAGGGGTCACCAGGTTACAAGGTGTTGGCTACCCTTGGGTTCAACGACGAAAAAGCTCAAGAGCTGAAGGCCTTAATTTCGAAACCTGGTTTTAAGGAGGACTAG
- the LOC116001121 gene encoding uncharacterized protein LOC116001121 codes for METKVGRIHAERLRVKLGFEGLFYVDSVGRSGGLALLWRKNNTARLMSFSRNHVDVEVNMIGLGVWRMTGFYGFPERGRRNASWDLLRSLAGRSSLLWVVIGDFNDLLFQSEKRGGIPHPDNLLRGFGEAVEDCGLAQLPMRGYQFTWERGKGTTDWMEERLYKVLAGVEWTSFLPGANVTNILTRNSDHSALFLGVKDERRPYQRLRRSFKFEMAWVHDEGCRKQVEEAWQDETNQLGGDHLHKFGKKIKKLRCDQLHLRGRLDPQSLREYQRLETELCQLEAQEDAFWRQRAKQHWVRNADANTKFFHRYASARKKKNTLSRLKNAFDVWVEGDDLNAVVLDYFNDIFASNHSSISMDGFAASITPRVTHDQNDSLLRPFEPDEVKAALFSMFRDKVPGPDSMNPGFYQHYWDVVGSDVSSFVIKCLNECTLLEGLNDTNVVLIPKKASPEKVSDLRPIALCNVVYKIMPKMVANRMKPLLGDVISDSQSAFIPNRLITDNILVAAESYDAGGGSYQAVPNHKSSVCFSRNTSDADSHDVMAVLDVIQAPNFGKYLGLPSFIGREKKAVFSYIEDRIKHRIGSWSKRMISQAGKEVLLKSVAQSMPTFSMSVFLLPDSVCMSIERAMNRYWWGSGNDRGIHWKAWDCLCIPKKYGGLGFKDLKAFNLAMLGKQAWCFLTRPHSLVARVYKARYFPKTSFIDATLGNCPSFCWRSIMAAHGIVYTGLRRRVGNGEATLIWGHPWLPDDPTSMMHSPMPHQLSGSLVSGLIDPVSGTWDQSILQDIFLPSDVDRILRVPVSPQYEDSWFWLGDPKGCYTVKEGYMRVIGNFEHTPVTFDNWLHLWKVKCLAKWKTFIWRALTNSLPTTTNLIIKRVEIDPSCPMCGVLHENTMHSLVLCDYSRLVWNESSLHVTSMSGNDFGVWFSNVIAMLTEDKIIYAVELLYHIWRARNSAVWEACLPRPSRVWQSARAATAAWKEVHVSPQP; via the exons atggaaaCTAAGGTGGGACGGATTCACGCAGAGCGTCTTCGTGTCAAACTTGGTTTCGAAGGTTTGTTTTACGTTGATAGTGTTGGGAGGAGTGGTGGTTTGGCCCTGTTGTGGAGGAAGAATAACACAGCTAGACTGATGAGTTTCTCAAGGAATCATGTGGACGTGGAGGTGAATATGATAGGACTGGGTGTTTGGAGAATGACTGGTTTCTATGGCTTCCCGGAACGTGGAAGGAGGAACGCGTCATGGGACCTGCTAAGATCTCTTGCAGGTAGGTCTTCTCTTCTATGGGTGGTTATAGGAGATTTTAATGATTTGTTATTTCAGTCTGAAAAGCGTGGGGGTATTCCGCATCCTGATAATCTGCTCCGCGGTTTCGGGGAGGCAGTGGAGGATTGTGGTTTAGCTCAGTTACCAATGCGTGGTTATCAATTTACTTGGGAGAGGGGCAAGGGAACCACGGACTGGATGGAGGAGAGATTATACAAGGTCCTCGCAGGAGTAGAGTGGACCAGCTTTCTACCTGGTGCTAATGTTACTAACATCCTTACCCGGAATTCAGATCATTCGGCTCTCTTTTTGGGAGTTAAGGACGAGAGGCGGCCGTACCAACGTCTGCGCAGGTCGTTCAAGTTTGAGATGGCTTGGGTGCATGATGAGGGGTGTAGAAAGCAGGTGGAGGAGGCATGGCAAGATG AGACTAACCAGTTGGGGGGTGACCATCTCCATAAGTTTGGCAAGAAGATTAAGAAGTTGCGGTGTGATCAGCTCCATCTCAGGGGTCGGTTGGATCCCCAATCATTAAGGGAATACCAGCGTCTTGAGACTGAGTTGTGTCAGTTAGAGGCACAGGAGGATGCATTCTGGAGACAGAGAGCAAAGCAGCACTGGGTGAGGAATGCAGATGCCAACACCAAGTTCTTCCACAGGTATGCTTCTGCTCGTAAAAAGAAGAATACTCTATCTAGATTAAAGAATGCATTTGATGTGTGGGTGGAAGGGGATGATTTGAATGCTGTTGTGCTTGATTATTTTAATGATATCTTTGCATCGAATCATTCTTCTATTTCTATGGATGGTTTTGCTGCATCTATTACTCCGCGTGTCACCCATGATCAAAATGACTCCCTATTACGACCGTTTGAGCCTGATGAAGTAAAGGCGGCCCTGTTCTCTATGTTCCGTGATAAAGTTCCTGGGCCAGATAGCATGAACCCTGGGTTTTATCAGCATTATTGGGATGTGGTAGGAAGTGATGTATCGTCTTTTGTAATCAAATGTCTTAATGAATGTACCCTCCTTGAGGGACTCAATGATACAAATGTAGTACTCATTCCTAAGAAGGCCTCTCCAGAGAAGGTTTCTGATCTCCGGCCTATAGCCCTGTGCAACGTGGTTTATAAAATTATGCCTAAAATGGTGGCTAACCGGATGAAACCACTATTAGGAGATGTGATATCTGATTCTCAAAGTGCATTTATTCCTAATAGGCTCATAACGGATAATATTCTTGTAGCAGCTGAG AGCTACGATGCAGGAGGCGGGAGCTATCAAGCGGTGCCTAACCACAAATCCAGTGTGTGTTTCAGCAGGAATACATCAGATGCTGACAGTCATGATGTTATGGCAGTCCTGGATGTTATTCAAGCACCTAATTTTGGCAAATATTTGGGACTACCATCTTTTATAGGGAGGGAGAAGAAGGCGGTTTTCTCATATATTGAAGACAGAATCAAACACAGGATTGGTTCTTGGAGTAAAAGAATGATTTCTCAGGCAGGCAAAGAGGTACTCCTTAAAAGTGTGGCCCAGTCTATGCCTACATTTTCTATGAGTGTTTTCTTACTTCCTGACTCAGTTTGTATGTCTATTGAGAGAGCCATGAATCGCTACTGGTGGGGCTCTGGGAATGATAGAGGTATACACTGGAAGGCTTGGGATTGTTTGTGTATCCCCAAGAAGTATGGAGGCTTGGGTTTTAAGGATTTGAAGGCTTTCAATCTGGCCATGTTAGGCAAGCAGGCCTGGTGCTTCCTGACAAGACCTCATTCATTAGTAGCGAGAGTTTATAAGGCCAGGTACTTCCCCAAAACTTCATTTATTGATGCTACCTTGGGTAATTGCCCGAGTTTCTGTTGGAGAAGTATTATGGCTGCGCATGGGATAGTCTACACTGGGCTTCGCCGAAGAGTGGGGAATGGGGAAGCAACACTAATATGGGGTCACCCATGGTTGCCTGATGATCCAACCTCGATGATGCACTCACCAATGCCCCATCAACTCAGTGGTTCTCTGGTCTCTGGGTTGATTGATCCAGTTTCTGGTACTTGGGACCAATCCATTCTTCAGGATATTTTTCTCCCTAGTGACGTGGATCGCATACTGAGGGTCCCTGTCTCACCGCAATATGAAGATTCCTGGTTCTGGTTAGGAGACCCAAAAGGCTGCTACACGGTTAAAGAGGGGTATATGCGTGTTATTGGAAATTTTGAACATACCCCGGTTACTTTTGATAATTGGTTACATCTTTGGAAAGTTAAGTGCCTTGCGAAATGGAAAACTTTTATTTGGAGAGCCCTAACTAATTCTCTTCCTACCACTACGAACTTGATTATAAAAAGGGTAGAGATTGATCCATCATGCCCAATGTGTGGTGTTTTACATGAAAATACAATGCACTCACTTGTTTTATGTGATTATTCAAGGCTAGTATGGAATGAATCCTCTTTGCATGTTACTAGTATGAGTGGTAATGACTTTGGGGTGTGGTTTAGTAATGTGATTGCTATGCTAACAGAAGACAAAATTATCTATGCTGTTGAACTTTTATACCATATTTGGAGAGCCAGAAACTCAGCAGTGTGGGAGGCTTGTTTGCCGCGACCTTCCCGTGTCTGGCAGTCTGCACGTGCAGCAACAGCAGCTTGGAAGGAGGTCCATGTCTCGCCACAACCGTAG